The following coding sequences are from one Xiphophorus couchianus chromosome 22, X_couchianus-1.0, whole genome shotgun sequence window:
- the LOC114137522 gene encoding general transcription factor II-I repeat domain-containing protein 2-like — protein sequence MSGPKKRKVDTECRVFKKEWTTKYFFTDVRSTAVCLICQETVAVFKEYNISRHFATKHANYASKQSAQERAATAQRLAANLQTQQNFFHRQTAIQESSTKASFLLAFKLAKASKPLSEGEFLKECIVDTADLLCPESKGKFEKISLSRRTVTRRVELIDEDLVSELNKKAESFNLYSLALDESNDMKDTAQLLIFIRGINDSFETTEELLSMESLKGKTRGEDLYEQVSAVIERMKLPWSKLAGVTTDGSPNLTGKNVGLLKRIQDKVKEENPDQDVIFLHCIIHQESLCKSVLQLNHVVDPVVKLVNFIRARGLNHCQFIAFLEETDADHHDLLYHSRVRWLSLGKVCQRVWELKEEIRSFLELMGKSDEFPELSDEDWLCDFAFAVDILSHMNELNVKLQGKDQFVHDMYTNVRAFKSKLILFSRQMSNKSFAHFPTLAMQKATRNVKKYCKSLDDMHREFCRRFTDFEKIEKSLQLVSCPLSQDPETAPHELQLELIDLQSDSVSKEKFRSLKLNDFYASLNEATFPNLRRTAQKMLALFGSTYVCEQTFSVMNINKARYRSRLTDQHLRSILRIATTKLTPDFDALAKKGEQQHCSH from the coding sequence ATGAGCggaccaaagaaaagaaaagtggacaCTGAGTGCCGAGTGTTTAAAAAGGAgtggacaacaaaatatttttttactgatgtCCGATCAACGGCTGTATGTTTGATATGCCAAGAAACGGTTGCAGTTTTCAAAGAGTACAATATCAGCCGTCACTTTGCCACAAAGCATGCTAACTATGCTAGCAAGCAGTCAGCACAGGAACGGGCGGCTACTGCTCAGAGGTTGGCAGCTAATTTACAGACTCAGCAGAATTTTTTTCACCGACAAACTGCGATCCAGGAGTCAAGTACCAAGGCAAGTTTTTTGCTGGCATTCAAGTTAGCAAAGGCTAGCAAGCCTTTATCCGAAGGCGAGTTTTTGAAAGAATGCATAGTAGACACAGCAGATCTCTTGTGTCCGGAAAGCAAAGGCAAGTTTGAAAAAATCAGCTTGTCACGCAGGACAGTGACTCGGCGTGTGGAACTGATTGACGAAGATCTAGTCAGcgagttaaacaaaaaagcgGAGTCCTTTAATTTATATTCACTAGCACTGGATGAAAGCAACGACATGAAAGACACTGCTCAGCTCCTAATTTTTATCCGAGGGATAAATGACAGTTTTGAGACAACGGAGGAGCTTTTGAGCATGGAATCGCTGAAGGGGAAAACGCGAGGAGAGGACTTATATGAACAGGTGTCTGCTGTCATCGAGAGAATGAAGCTGCCTTGGAGTAAACTTGCCGGTGTCACCACGGATGGATCGCcaaatttaactggaaaaaacgTTGGGTTGCTGAAGAGAATCCAAgataaagtgaaagaagaaaaccctgaccaggatgttatttttcttcactgcaTCATTCATCAAGAATCTCTGTGTAAGTCTGTATTGCAGCTTAATCATGTTGTGGATCCAGTTGTAAAACTTGTTAACTTCATACGAGCAAGGGGACTTAATCACTGTCAGTTCATTGCGTTCCTAGAGGAAACCGATGCGGATCACCACGACTTACTTTACCACTCTCGTGTCCGCTGGTTAAGTTTGGGGAAAGTCTGCCAACGAGTGTGGGAGCTCAAAGAGGAGATTCGTTCGTTTTTGGAGCTAATGGGGAAATCCGACGAATTCCCTGAGCTGAGCGATGAGGACTGGCTTTGTGACTTTGCGTTTGCTGTGGACATATTGTCACACATGAATGAGCTGAACGTTAAGCTGCAGGGGAAAGACCAGTTTGTGCACGATATGTACACAAATGTGAGAGCCTTCAAATCCAAGCTGATTTTATTCTCCAGgcaaatgtcaaacaaatcTTTCGCTCATTTTCCCACACTGGCCATGCAAAAGGCCACCCGAAACGTGAAGAAATACTGCAAATCACTGGACGACATGCACAGAGAATTCTGCCGTCGGTtcactgattttgaaaaaattgaaaagtcaCTTCAGCTGGTGTCCTGTCCCCTGTCACAAGACCCCGAAACAGCACCGCATGAGCTGCAATTGGAGCTGATCGATCTTCAGTCTGACTCCGTCTCAAAAGAGAAGTTCCGATCTCTTAAACTGAATGACTTTTACGCTTCACTTAACGAAGCCACATTTCCAAACCTCCGGAGGACGGCACAGAAGATGCTGGCATTGTTTGGCTCGACCTACGTGTGTGAGCAGACTTTCAGCGTCATGAACATCAACAAAGCCCGATACAGATCCCGGTTAACTGACCAACACCTCAGATCTATTCTGAGAATTGCCACAACAAAACTAACTCCAGACTTTGATGCACTggcaaaaaaaggagaacaacaACACTGTTCCCActga